Genomic window (Candidatus Chlorobium masyuteum):
ATGGCAAAGAGTACATGATAGCGGGCTGAACCGGTTACCTGGTCGGCTTCGCCCATGTCGCCGGCAATGGTCGCGGTCAGGGTTCTGATTGCTTCAAGATAGTTGAACCACGGTTCGGGAATGTGGGCCGAGTTGCCGGATGCCATCCAGACAACCATGGTTTCACCGAGTGCACGCATGACTCCAAGAATGACGGCGGCAAGAATACCGCTGCTTGCTGCAGGAAGAATGGTCTTTACAATCGTCTCGGCCCTGGTGGCTCCGAGCGCATAACTGCCCTCGCGAATATCTCGCCCGACCGCCT
Coding sequences:
- a CDS encoding PstC family ABC transporter permease; the encoded protein is TLLHAVEILTGTNALNVSIILSFMALPTIVSVSEDALQAVGRDIREGSYALGATRAETIVKTILPAASSGILAAVILGVMRALGETMVVWMASGNSAHIPEPWFNYLEAIRTLTATIAGDMGEADQVTGSARYHVLFAMGLLLLVISFICNLVSERIVVRQRKILSGQ